GAGGACGGCCGAACATCCTGGTGTCGAACGACGACGGGATACACGCGCCCGGCCTGGCGGCGCTGGCCGCGGCCCTGGACGCGGTCGGTGAGGTCTTCGTCGTCGCGCCGGACCGCGAGCGGAGCGCGGTCGGGCATGCGCTGACGCTGCACCGCCCGCTGCGGGTCGAGAGCCTGGGGCCGCGCCGGTTCGCCGTCAACGGGACTCCGACCGACTGCGTGAATCTCGCGGTCCTGGGGATCTTGCCGGTGCGGCCGGACCTGGTGGTGGCCGGCATCAATGCCGGCTCGAATCTCGGGGACGACGTGACGTATTCGGGCACCGTGTCGGCGGCCATGGAGGGCAGCCTGTTGGGAGTTCCGGCCCTGGCGATGTCCCTGGTCGAGGCGGGAGACACGGACGACTTCCGGCCGGCCGCGCAGGCGGCGGCCGGGCTGGCCCGGCTCCTCCTGCGTGATCGGGACAGCGGGGTGTCACTGGTCAACGTGAACGTGCCTCGTGGGGCGCCGCGCGGGCTCAAGCTGACACGCCTGGGGCGCCGCACGTA
The sequence above is a segment of the Candidatus Methylomirabilota bacterium genome. Coding sequences within it:
- the surE gene encoding 5'/3'-nucleotidase SurE, giving the protein MGVRGRPNILVSNDDGIHAPGLAALAAALDAVGEVFVVAPDRERSAVGHALTLHRPLRVESLGPRRFAVNGTPTDCVNLAVLGILPVRPDLVVAGINAGSNLGDDVTYSGTVSAAMEGSLLGVPALAMSLVEAGDTDDFRPAAQAAAGLARLLLRDRDSGVSLVNVNVPRGAPRGLKLTRLGRRTYSEKVIEQRDPRGKLYYWIGAGPPAWEAGDDTDFAAVHAGYVSVTPLHLDLTSYDGLRALKTWETDFGRGGAGPRRRGRRG